One region of Solanum pennellii chromosome 6, SPENNV200 genomic DNA includes:
- the LOC107021035 gene encoding shewanella-like protein phosphatase 1, with protein MATLSLTCSLPLQPPSSSSSQSQSRKLIDSIVSTPFQYNSSSTTSSNGSLKPIVVDGDPPTFVSAPGRRIVAVGDLHGDLDKARCALETAGVLSSDGQSLWIGGETVLVQLGDILDRGEDELAILSLLKSLDIQAKAHGGAVFQVNGNHETMNVEGDYRYVDNGALDECIDFLEYLDKCERNWEEAFVSWCAVSARWKQDRKVSQNYWAQWNLVKRQKGVIARSILMRPGGPLACELARHGVVLKVEDWLFCHGGLLPHHVAYGLERLNREVSRWMKGPSEEGDSPQIPFIATRGYDSIVWNRLYSRDGPELESYQLEQVQYLLEETLQSVGAKAMIVGHTPQPMGVNCKYNCSIWRIDVGMSRGVLDSSPEVLEIKDNKARAIRSTRDWSSELQVADYT; from the exons ATGGCTACTCTTTCGTTAACTTGTTCTTTGCCCCTTCAAccaccttcttcttcttcttcacaatcacaatcacGCAAATTGATTGATTCGATTGTTTCAACTCCATTTCAGTATAACAGTAGCAGCACCACATCTAGTAATGGTAGCTTAAAGCCCATTGTAGTTGATGGGGATCCGCCCACTTTCGTCTCTGCTCCCGGTCGCAGAATTGTAGCAG TTGGAGATTTGCATGGAGATCTTGATAAGGCAAGATGTGCACTTGAGACGGCTGGTGTGCTGAGTTCTGATGGTCAAAGTTTGTGGATTGGTGGTGAGACG GTTTTGGTTCAGCTCGGAGATATACTTGATAGAGGTGAAGACGAACTTGCAATTTTATCTTTGTTGAAGTCATTAGATATCCAGGCAAAAGCCCATGGTGGGGCAGTTTTCCAG gTCAATGGAAATCATGAAACTATGAATGTCGAAGGAGACTATAGATATGTTGATAACGGGGCACTTGACGAGTGTATAGACTTTTTGGAATACTTGGATAAATGTGAACGCAACTGGGAAGAGGCTTTTGTCAGTTGGTGTGCTGTGTCTGCCAGATGGAAACAGGACCGGAAGGTGTCTCAAAATTATTGGGCTCAGTGGAATTTGGTGAAG CGGCAAAAGGGTGTAATTGCAAGATCAATCCTGATGAGACCCGGGGGTCCATTGGCATGTGAGTTGGCACGACACGGTGTAGTTCTTAAGGTTGAGGATTGGCTTTTCTGTCATGGTGGCCTTCTTCCTCATCATG TTGCCTATGGCTTAGAGCGGCTAAATAGAGAAGTTTCTCGATGGATGAAAGGTCCAAGTGAAGAAGGCGATTCTCCACAGATCCCTTTCATAGCCACCAGGGGCTATGACAGTATTGTGTGGAACCGTTTGTACTCCAGAGATGGCCCGGAGCTGGAAAGCTACCAGCTTGAGCAG GTACAATATCTTCTTGAAGAGACACTACAAAGTGTGGGCGCCAAAGCTATGATTGTAGGACATACTCCTCAACCGATGGGAGTAAATTG TAAATACAACTGTAGCATATGGCGAATTGACGTAGGAATGTCCAGAGGAGTACTTGACTCAAGCCCTGAG GTACtagaaataaaagataataaagCTAGGGCCATAAGGAGCACCAGGGATTGGTCCAGTGAACTTCAGGTCGCTGATTACACGTAG
- the LOC107021267 gene encoding mitoferrin-like yields the protein MATDASPKFQQRDLLPVPQPPDYHPVVAVSPAHDGLHFWQFMVAGSIAGTVEHMAMFPVDTIKTQMQALGTCPLRSASIRTALGGILKSEGVAGLYRGIGAMGLGAGPAHAVYFSVYESCKKKFSGGNPNNSVAHAISGVCATVASDAVFTPMDTVKQRLQLSESPYKGVLDCVKRVLKEEGFKAFYASYKTTVLMNAPYTAVHFATYEAAKLGLSGVSPDSASDESIIVHATAGAAAGALAALVTTPLDVVKTQLQCQGICGCDRFKSGSIGDVFQIIVKKDGYRGLMRGWMPRMLFHAPAAAICWSTYEASKAFFQEHNTVNNTATA from the exons ATGGCCACCGATGCTTCGCCGAAGTTTCAACAACGGGACCTATTACCGGTGCCGCAACCACCCGATTACCATCCGGTGGTTGCCGTTTCGCCGGCACATGACGGACTCCATTTTTGGCAGTTTATGGTCGCCGGGTCAATTGCCGGTACGGTTGAACACATGGCGATGTTCCCTGTAGATACAATCAAGACCCAAATGCAAGCTCTAGGTACTTGTCCCTTAAGATCTGCCAGTATCCGTACGGCGCTTGGGGGAATTCTTAAATCCGAAGGTGTTGCTGGACTTTACCGTGGCATTGGTGCTATGGGACTCGGTGCTGGTCCAGCCCATGCTGTTTATTTCTCTGTTTATGAGAGTTGTAAGAAGAAATTTTCCGGTGGGAATCCGAATAATTCAGTTGCACATGCTATTTCGGGTGTTTGCGCTACAGTTGCAAGTGATGCAGTTTTTACACCGATGGATACGGTGAAGCAGAGGTTGCAGCTGAGTGAAAGCCCGTATAAGGGTGTCTTAGATTGTGTAAAAAGGGTTTTGAAGGAAGAGGGGTTTAAAGCTTTTTATGCTTCGTATAAAACTACTGTCTTGATGAATGCCCCATATACAGCTGTGCATTTTGCTACGTATGAGGCAGCGAAACTGGGGCTGTCCGGTGTTTCGCCAGATAGTGCAAGTGATGAAAGTATAATAGTTCATGCCACTGCTGGGGCGGCAGCTGGAGCATTAGCGGCGTTAGTTACAACGCCCCTTGATGTTGTCAAGACACAATTACAATGCCAG GGTATCTGTGGCTGTGATAGATTTAAATCTGGGTCAATTGGGGATGTCTTTCAGATAATTGTGAAGAAGGACGGATATAGAGGTCTTATGAGGGGATGGATGCCAAGGATGCTCTTCCATGCTCCTGCTGCTGCAATTTGCTGGTCTACATATGAAGCTTCCAAGGCCTTCTTCCAGGAGCACAACACTGTTAACAACACTGCAACGGCCTGA
- the LOC107022616 gene encoding UDP-glycosyltransferase 87A1-like — protein MKISSQINCHIVAMPYPGRGHINPMMNFCKIIITKYPNIFITFIVTEEWHSLITSENLPENIKYATIPNVIPSEFGRAKDFVGFVKATLTKMEGPVEKLIDNLMMKPSVIVYDTYLSWVIGLGNRRNIPVASFFTMSATMFSIGYHMDLLAQNTHLRGNLSEKMSEEIDYIPGIPSIRVLDLPTSSYDGKGQELLDIVMDIFSTVSKAQFLLFTSVYDLESIVIDVLKQIFPIPVYTIGPAIPYFTSEKNPSSTSSIDEPEYIEWLNAQPNGSVLYISQGSFLSVSYDELDEIIAGVHDSGVRFFWVARDETDQFQKNGCSVGLVVPWCDQLKVLSHPSIGGFWSHCGWNSTKEAAFSGLPMLTFPIFWDQKTNSKQIVEDWKIGYRVKKHDQCSISREEISSLLKWFMDSGNEEVMETRRRAKEIQKICQFSTANGGSSEINIDAFIRDVLFQ, from the exons atgaaaatttcttcACAAATCAATTGCCATATTGTAGCAATGCCTTATCCAGGACGAGGACATATAAATCCTATGATGAATTTCTGTAAAATCATAATCACTAAATATCCCAACATATTCATCACTTTCATTGTTACTGAAGAGTGGCATAGCTTAATCACTTCAGAAAATTTAccagaaaacataaaatatgcTACGATCCCCAACGTCATTCCTTCGGAATTTGGCCGGGCTAAAGATTTCGTTGGATTTGTCAAAGCTACTTTAACTAAAATGGAAGGTCCTGTTGAGAAATTGATTGATAATCTGATGATGAAACCAAGTGTTATAGTGTACGATACGTATTTAAGTTGGGTTATTGGATTAGGGAATCGGAGGAATATTCCGGTGGCATCTTTTTTTACCATGTCGGCGACTATGTTCTCCATTGGTTATCACATGGATCTTCTTGCTCAGAATACGCATCTTAGAGGCAATTTATCAG AAAAAATGAGCGAGGAAATTGACTACATACCTGGAATTCCTTCGATTCGCGTTTTAGATCTTCCTACATCATCTTATGATGGAAAGGGGCAAGAATTATTGGATATTGTTATGGATATCTTCTCTACAGTTTCTAAAGCACAATTTCTTTTGTTCACTTCAGTCTACGATCTCGAATCTATTGTTATCGATGTTCTGAAGCAAATATTCCCAATCCCTGTCTACACAATTGGTCCAGCAATACCTTATTTTACTAGCGAAAAGAATCCATCCTCGACTTCTTCAATCGATGAACCAGAGTATATTGAGTGGTTAAATGCTCAACCAAATGGTTCTGTTTTGTACATTTCGCAAGGGAGCTTTCTCTCTGTATCGTATGATGAACTGGATGAGATCATAGCTGGTGTGCACGACAGTGGTGTTCGATTCTTTTGGGTGGCACGTGATGAAACTGATCAATTTCAGAAAAATGGATGTAGTGTAGGGCTTGTTGTGCCCTGGTGTGACCAATTGAAGGTGTTGTCACATCCTTCGATTGGTGGATTTTGGTCACATTGTGGATGGAATTCGACTAAAGAAGCAGCATTTTCAGGCCTTCCGATGCTGACTTTTCCTATATTTTGGGATCAGAAAACTAACAGTAAGCAAATTGTTGAAGATTGGAAAATCGGTTACAGGGTGaaaaaacatgaccaatgttcGATATCGAGGGAAGAGATCTCTAGCTTGTTGAAATGGTTTATGGATTCTGGAAATGAGGAAGTAATGGAAACGAGGCGAAGAGCGAAAGAAATACAGAAAATCTGCCAGTTTTCCACTGCAAATGGAGGATCCTCTGAAATTAACATTGATGCTTTCATTAGGGATGTTTTGTTCCAATAA
- the LOC107023814 gene encoding UDP-glycosyltransferase 87A1-like: MHKTTHFIQTSLNFITKNMEIPSQINCHIVAMPYPGRGHINPMMNFCKIIITKYPNIFITFIVTEEWHSLITSENLPENIKYATIPNVIPSEFGRANDFTAFVKATLTKMENPVEKLIDELMMKPNVIVYDTYLSWVIGLGNRRNIPVASFFTMSATMFSICYHMDLLAQNEHLRANLSGKMHEQVDYIPGIPSIRVLDLPTPFYGKGQELLDVVMEIFSTVSKAQYLLFTSVYELESIVIDVLNQILPIPVYTIGPAIPYFTSEKNPSSTTSIDEPEYIKWLNAQPNGSVLYISQGSFLSVSRDELDEIIAGVHNSGVRFFWVARDETVRFQKNGCSLGLIVPWCDQLKVLSHPSIGGFWSHCGWNSTKEAAFSGLPMLTFPIFWDQKTNSKQIVEDWKIGYRVKKHDQGSISREEISSLLKWFMDSGNEEVMETRRRAKDIQKICHFSTANAGSSEINIEAFIENVVCHKYS, translated from the exons ATGCACAAAACTACCCATTTTATTCAAACATCTCTCAACTTTATCACCAAAAATATGGAAATTCCTTCACAAATCAATTGTCATATTGTGGCAATGCCTTATCCAGGAAGAGGCCATATAAATCCTATGATGAATTTCTGTAAAATCATAATCACTAAATATCCCAACATATTCATTACTTTCATTGTTACTGAAGAGTGGCATAGCTTAATCACTTCAGAAAATTTAccagaaaacataaaatatgcTACGATCCCTAACGTCATTCCTTCGGAATTTGGCCGGGCTaatgattttactgcatttgtCAAAGCTACTTTAACTAAAATGGAAAATCCCGTTGAGAAATTGATTGATGAACTGATGATGAAACCGAATGTTATAGTGTACGATACGTATTTAAGTTGGGTTATCGGATTGGGAAATCGAAGGAATATTCCGGTGGCTTCTTTTTTTACTATGTCGGCGACTATGTTCTCCATTTGTTATCACATGGATCTTCTTGCTCAGAATGAGCATCTTAGAGCCAATTTATCAG GTAAAATGCACGAACAAGTTGATTATATTCCTGGAATTCCTTCTATTCGCGTTTTAGATCTTCCTACACCATTTTATGGAAAGGGGCAAGAATTATTGGATGTTGTTATGGAGATCTTCTCTACAGTTTCTAAAGCACAATATCTTTTGTTCACTTCAGTCTACGAGCTCGAATCTATTGTTATCGATGTTCTGAATCAGATACTCCCCATCCCTGTCTACACAATTGGTCCAGCAATACCTTACTTTACTAGCGAAAAAAATCCCTCATCGACTACTTCAATCGATGAACCAGAGTACATTAAGTGGTTAAATGCTCAACCAAATGGTTCTGTTTTGTACATTTCACAAGGGAGCTTTCTCTCTGTCTCGCGTGATGAACTGGATGAGATCATAGCTGGTGTGCACAATAGTGGTGTTCGATTTTTTTGGGTTGCACGTGATGAAACTGTTCGATTTCAGAAAAATGGATGTAGTTTAGGGCTTATTGTGCCCTGGTGTGACCAATTGAAGGTGTTGTCACATCCTTCGATTGGTGGATTTTGGTCACATTGTGGATGGAATTCGACTAAAGAAGCAGCATTTTCAGGCCTTCCAATGCTGACTTTTCCTATATTTTGGGATCAGAAAACTAACAGTAAGCAAATTGTTGAAGATTGGAAAATTGGTTACAGGGTGAAAAAACATGACCAAGGTTCGATATCGAGGGAAGAGATCTCTAGCTTGTTGAAATGGTTTATGGATTCTGGAAATGAAGAAGTAATGGAAACGAGGCGAAGAGCAAAAGACATACAGAAAATCTGCCATTTTTCCACTGCAAATGCAGGATCTTCTGAAATTAACATTGAAGCTTTCATTGAGAATGTCGTGTGCCATAAATATAGTTGA
- the LOC107023815 gene encoding LOB domain-containing protein 12 produces MGTGSSPCASCKLLRRRCAKGCIFAPYFPPDDPHKFAIVHKVFGASNISKMLQELPIQQRADAVSSLVYEANARVRDPVYGCVGAISFLQNQVSQLQMQLAVAQAEILCIQMQQEPVPCSLPTTLMEQELDKSPYGISNNNNNNFNNNLQQYLSFASSSSSIMQDPVKRESLWT; encoded by the exons ATGGGAACAGGAAGTTCTCCTTGTGCTTCTTGCAAATTGTTAAGGCGTCGTTGCGCCAAAGGCTGCATCTTTGCCCCTTACTTTCCTCCTGATGATCCCCACAAGTTTGCCATTGTTCACAAGGTTTTTGGTGCTAGCAATATTAGCAAGATGTTGCAG gAACTTCCAATACAGCAAAGAGCAGATGCAGTAAGCAGTTTGGTGTATGAAGCAAATGCAAGAGTAAGAGATCCTGTTTATGGATGTGTAGGTGCCATTTCATTTCTACAGAATCAAGTTTCTCAGTTACAAATGCAGTTGGCTGTAGCTCAAGCAGAAATATTATGCATCCAAATGCAACAAGAACCTGTTCCTTGCAGTTTACCAACAACTTTAATGGAACAAGAATTAGATAAATCACCATATGgaataagtaataataataacaataacttcaATAATAATCTTCAGCAATATCTCAGCTTTGCTTCCTCTAGCAGTTCTATAATGCAAGATCCTGTAAAGAGAGAGTCTCTCTGGACATAA